GCATCTATAATTGGAGAATGTAGAAGCAGTTCAGTTGATGGGTTAGCATGTTCGAATACATCAATGGGTGACGGGTGTCATGTCCAGCAAGACATATCAGTGGTTAGAGGTGAAGTTTTAGAGGAATTAAGCAAGGGCAATGCTTCACGTTTGAGGAGTAGATTGCGTTCAAAGCCATTGATTGAGAATGGGAAAAGGGGTGCAAATGGGACCAAGTGTGACAATAAGGATCATGAAGACGGTGAATATCCCATCCAAGCAGCAGAAGGAAATGGATGTAATGTCTTGGACAGTTTAGAAGAGTCTCCATCTTCTTTGTATCTGTTGCCAGATGATGTTGTTGGAGTAATAGGTGAAAAACATTACTGGAATGCGAGAAAAGCCATTGTCAAGTAAGTTGCTTTTCATCTTATTTagaaatctcatttttcttctttggtggAAAATCGTTTTCGCATTAGTTCTTTGTCTGACTCTTGGAGATGATTTTCCTTGCTAGCTCCTATTAGCCCTAATATCCcttatactctctctctctctttctctctctctctctccctcctgtCGAAGAAAAGCAGTGTCTGATCATAAGGCCACATTTGTTAAACTTTGTCACcatattaagaaatttttggtgAAGCCTAAGGGTAGCAGATTGGCTGTTGCAGAGCAATTCAAACTCTTAGTATTCATTTGTACACGGGAAGAATTCATTTTAAGATGACGTTCCATGTGAGACAATGTAATAAGCATTATCTGATTATGGTTGAAGAGCAAATCGTCATCATCTTGGTGGGAACTCGGTTGATAGTGAAGCGCAGGCTATAACAAAATGGTTTTTTCTGTGACAAAACAGGTCGTGCAAATTATTGATGAGGGGGATGATATCATTATTACTATCATCAATAtgcttggccaaaaaaatatacGTTGTCAATATGATGTGGGGGCCAGTGCTTCTCAACATGATAAACTTTCAATGTCTGGGATGGTGGGTAAACGGAAATCCTCCTGTGCAAAGTGCATCTATGGAAGTACTTTGATGCATAATGGAAATCTTAATATGCACGTTCCATTGAGATTTTCCACTTCATGTCTAGATCTAGTGTACTGGTAGAGACAACATATAATCAGTTTTCTGTACAAGTATACGTAATAAAAAAACATGCAGAGTATCTATTTGTCTGTGTAGGAACAGAAATCGTTGACATTGCTCAAATTACTTACTATATGTTGTTGCGGTTGAATGAATAATatttatctcttcttcctttgacatttttatttctacttcTAGATAGGTTCACTAAATGCGTTGCATTTTGCTTGCTTTGCAGAAAGCTGCATCTTTCCAACTGTAATCCATTCTTGTTTGGGAAAATGTCCTTCATTTCATAATTAACTCATCTCTCCTGTCCAATCTGCAGTCAACAGAGGATCTTTGCAGCACAAGTGTTTGAGTTGCATAGGCTAATAAGGGTATACCTTCTCTCGCTGACTCAAAGTTGCTCTGCCTCTTATGTGATTGATCTATCTCTATCTTCTTGGACATGGTCTTAATAAGCGAAACTGTGGTACCCTTTTGTTTGTGTGATCCAGGTGCAGAGACTTATTTCAAGATCTCCTCATCTACTTGGAAGTAGTCTCTACTTTGGGAATCCTTTAGTAGAACACCATGCAATAAAGTCAGTTCCATCTGAATGTCTCATAGAAGCAACAACACTACTGAAAAGCAATTCGCTAAGCACCCAAGAGAGGAACCCCACCCCAATGGTAAAACTTCCCCTCCCTCCAATAGATAGTGACTTCAGCAAGAAGCTCGTTGGTGAACAACCAGAACAAAGCCATTATTCAGAAACTTCAAATCCAGCCGCTTGTGAACCAACCCTGCGGTGCTTCCCACGCATTGGAAACCAGTGGTTAGTTCCTATGATGAGCCCTTCGGAAGGGCTCATTTATAAGTCTTATTCTGCGGTATGCCCTCCCAGAGGAGGCACTGTTGGACCCCTTTATGGTGGTTGCGCACCTATAAGCTTTGAGTCCATGGGCAATGATGTAGGCATGACATTTGGTATCCCAGCTTCCCAACGACAAGCCATGGGAATCCTTCCCAGGACTTCTGTGGCGGGCCAAACCTTCTTTCTGCCTTGGGGAATTCCGTTGACGAATCCATCTGTTGCTAGCTCGGCCATTG
The window above is part of the Eucalyptus grandis isolate ANBG69807.140 chromosome 6, ASM1654582v1, whole genome shotgun sequence genome. Proteins encoded here:
- the LOC104449937 gene encoding ELF3-like protein 2 isoform X1, producing MNTSPMFPRFHVNDTEKGGPRAPPRNKMALYEQLSIPSQSFNSPMTSLLPLPLDQGGSLASSAPLLFGGANQRYALTPLCSSAVTHLARKAELHASAGVKLNSLMETREINLMQARGSSHFKRVAPRKHRDADDFTIPALVKRVLTPHSDRKCNKNLKLNPALHTDDSSQSKSSREKQIDPTRSTSMNSRQCARNPLLDNQEVSSASHERPVTLCRENTDASFPPSSKDKISETSKGSHASIIGECRSSSVDGLACSNTSMGDGCHVQQDISVVRGEVLEELSKGNASRLRSRLRSKPLIENGKRGANGTKCDNKDHEDGEYPIQAAEGNGCNVLDSLEESPSSLYLLPDDVVGVIGEKHYWNARKAIVKSCKLLMRGMISLLLSSICLAKKIYVVNMMWGPVLLNMINFQCLGCQQRIFAAQVFELHRLIRVQRLISRSPHLLGSSLYFGNPLVEHHAIKSVPSECLIEATTLLKSNSLSTQERNPTPMVKLPLPPIDSDFSKKLVGEQPEQSHYSETSNPAACEPTLRCFPRIGNQWLVPMMSPSEGLIYKSYSAVCPPRGGTVGPLYGGCAPISFESMGNDVGMTFGIPASQRQAMGILPRTSVAGQTFFLPWGIPLTNPSVASSAIEPMSNPFILGSQSNPQVNQRSTGEVNISRTHQSSCNVSTQVSRVISCDGLKSPTLKENELQGSTGSNPSEKLGGAALPLFPRDPTKSDQKVQVHSSNRLEKVIKVVPHNPRSAAESAARIFQSIQEERKRHE
- the LOC104449937 gene encoding ELF3-like protein 2 isoform X3, which codes for METREINLMQARGSSHFKRVAPRKHRDADDFTIPALVKRVLTPHSDRKCNKNLKLNPALHTDDSSQSKSSREKQIDPTRSTSMNSRQCARNPLLDNQEVSSASHERPVTLCRENTDASFPPSSKDKISETSKGSHASIIGECRSSSVDGLACSNTSMGDGCHVQQDISVVRGEVLEELSKGNASRLRSRLRSKPLIENGKRGANGTKCDNKDHEDGEYPIQAAEGNGCNVLDSLEESPSSLYLLPDDVVGVIGEKHYWNARKAIVKSCKLLMRGMISLLLSSICLAKKIYVVNMMWGPVLLNMINFQCLGCQQRIFAAQVFELHRLIRVQRLISRSPHLLGSSLYFGNPLVEHHAIKSVPSECLIEATTLLKSNSLSTQERNPTPMVKLPLPPIDSDFSKKLVGEQPEQSHYSETSNPAACEPTLRCFPRIGNQWLVPMMSPSEGLIYKSYSAVCPPRGGTVGPLYGGCAPISFESMGNDVGMTFGIPASQRQAMGILPRTSVAGQTFFLPWGIPLTNPSVASSAIEPMSNPFILGSQSNPQVNQRSTGEVNISRTHQSSCNVSTQVSRVISCDGLKSPTLKENELQGSTGSNPSEKLGGAALPLFPRDPTKSDQKVQVHSSNRLEKVIKVVPHNPRSAAESAARIFQSIQEERKRHE